In the Staphylococcus sp. IVB6240 genome, one interval contains:
- a CDS encoding restriction endonuclease subunit S, whose protein sequence is MMKMKLSDREWKAFTTDELFSIKSGTTSDFSKLNLKNDSKLPCIGAKYKNNGVVGFANNEELKVEGNALVFIKTGEGSVGLTLYKTEDFIPHKNVYIGYNVSLNKYIGLFIATMYNKQKFIYNYGYGLNQLRVKRRKILLPSKNNSPDYDFMERYIKEKYFNIKSQVKVKQKHKISDWRELDEVRWENYFIESLFLIKSGKRLTKNDFVRGLTPFIGSTDSNNGITNYVSNTNSSEDSNVLGVNYNGSVVENFYHPYKAIFSDDVKRLSLRNKGNKYTYLFIKNMILKQKEKYQYGYKFNARRMKKQIISLPTKNNHPDYEFMEQYMKRKENEIFDRL, encoded by the coding sequence ATGATGAAGATGAAACTGAGTGATAGAGAATGGAAGGCGTTTACAACTGATGAGTTATTCAGTATTAAATCTGGGACTACGTCTGACTTTTCAAAATTGAATTTAAAAAATGATTCAAAGTTACCGTGTATAGGGGCAAAATATAAAAATAATGGTGTGGTAGGTTTCGCTAATAATGAAGAACTGAAAGTAGAAGGAAACGCTTTAGTTTTTATTAAAACTGGAGAAGGTTCTGTTGGACTAACTCTTTATAAAACAGAAGATTTTATACCGCACAAAAATGTTTACATAGGCTATAACGTAAGCTTAAATAAATATATAGGCTTGTTTATTGCAACTATGTACAATAAACAGAAATTTATATATAACTATGGTTATGGTCTAAACCAATTAAGAGTAAAAAGACGTAAAATATTGCTTCCTTCTAAAAATAATAGTCCTGATTATGACTTCATGGAACGCTATATCAAAGAAAAATATTTTAATATAAAATCACAAGTAAAAGTGAAACAAAAACACAAAATTTCTGATTGGCGAGAGTTAGATGAGGTTAGGTGGGAAAACTATTTTATAGAATCTCTATTTCTAATAAAGTCTGGGAAAAGACTAACTAAAAATGATTTCGTAAGAGGTTTGACCCCATTTATTGGATCAACTGATAGCAATAATGGAATTACTAACTATGTCAGCAACACAAATTCTAGTGAAGATTCTAATGTTTTAGGAGTTAATTATAATGGCAGTGTTGTAGAAAATTTTTATCATCCATACAAAGCCATATTTTCAGATGATGTTAAAAGATTATCGTTAAGGAACAAAGGCAACAAATATACTTATCTGTTTATAAAAAATATGATATTAAAACAGAAAGAAAAATATCAATACGGTTATAAATTTAACGCTAGACGTATGAAAAAACAAATAATCAGCCTCCCCACTAAAAACAATCACCCTGACTATGAATTTATGGAGCAATACATGAAACGAAAAGAAAACGAAATATTCGACAGATTATAA
- a CDS encoding beta-class phenol-soluble modulin, whose protein sequence is MSEFINAIKDTVQAGLDQDWVTMGIGIADILAQGIGLISGFFG, encoded by the coding sequence ATGTCAGAATTTATTAATGCAATTAAAGATACGGTACAAGCAGGTTTAGATCAAGACTGGGTAACAATGGGAATAGGTATTGCTGATATTTTAGCACAAGGCATTGGTCTTATCTCTGGTTTCTTCGGCTAA
- a CDS encoding N-acetyltransferase, with amino-acid sequence MAKVTHLDINYKTEELFAAFRENFGNKDLYLVDELHGEMIDASSDSPFYGIFVGEKLVARMALYRKGEVEETYFPDYEDYLVIWKVKVLKPYWRKGYGSDLLEFAKSFGHPIKAIARFESKGFFVKNGFEDLEAKNDDGHDILVWAPNKK; translated from the coding sequence ATGGCAAAGGTAACGCACCTGGATATTAACTATAAAACTGAAGAATTGTTTGCGGCATTTCGTGAAAATTTTGGAAACAAAGATTTATACTTAGTAGATGAATTACATGGTGAAATGATTGATGCAAGTTCTGACTCACCTTTTTACGGTATTTTTGTCGGTGAGAAACTTGTAGCGCGCATGGCACTCTATCGTAAAGGAGAAGTGGAAGAAACATACTTCCCTGATTACGAAGACTATCTTGTTATATGGAAAGTTAAAGTGCTAAAACCTTATTGGAGGAAAGGATATGGTTCTGATCTTCTAGAATTCGCGAAGTCATTCGGCCATCCGATCAAAGCAATTGCACGTTTTGAATCAAAAGGCTTCTTTGTAAAAAATGGATTTGAAGATTTAGAGGCTAAAAATGATGATGGGCATGACATTCTCGTATGGGCACCAAATAAGAAATAA
- the bshC gene encoding bacillithiol biosynthesis cysteine-adding enzyme BshC produces the protein MDCLNITIKENDSFIKEYTNHNADILQFFTYDPNKDESYKQRMAYKSNGREKEVANVVREYMSDLTLTQAQLENIAALSEGAKVVVGGQQAGLFTGPLYTFHKILSIVTKADELSTEYKEPVVPVFWIAGEDHDFDEVNHTYVMNQRIGQLKKVKYHTMTPPETTVSRYAPDREALHDTLVQFFESMPETVYSKQLFDEIDRMIQQSESWVDVFKQMIQLCFGERGILLIDAQDTALRNLEMPLLKEIIQRHEEVDQAFRNAQSQTTEAGLTAMIQTDTNVHLFLHEEDQRQLLSYVDGEFKLSKSDKTYSREALLSLVDEAPERFSNNVVTRPLMEEWLFNTVAFIGGPSEIKYWAELKGVFELFDVQMPIVLPRMRMTYLTSNTEKLLKKYDLTLEEVMETGTQSARDRFIRANASEVVLEQIEKMHETQQAFYETVTAEMSDTEDNKNLVKKNQEIQMYQLEYLKSRYLNNIARENEISMRHFEVLTQTLHPMGGLQERVWNPLQILNENGLNVYASTTFPPLPYTFDQIIIKL, from the coding sequence ATGGATTGTTTAAATATCACGATTAAAGAAAATGATTCATTTATTAAAGAATACACGAATCATAATGCGGACATCCTACAATTTTTTACATATGATCCCAATAAAGATGAAAGCTACAAACAACGTATGGCATATAAAAGTAATGGGCGAGAGAAAGAAGTAGCTAATGTTGTACGTGAATACATGTCAGACTTAACACTGACACAGGCGCAATTAGAAAATATTGCTGCTTTATCTGAAGGTGCAAAAGTTGTTGTTGGGGGACAACAAGCTGGATTATTTACTGGGCCACTTTATACATTTCATAAAATTTTATCAATTGTAACGAAGGCAGATGAATTATCTACAGAATATAAAGAACCTGTGGTACCGGTATTTTGGATTGCAGGGGAAGACCATGACTTTGATGAGGTGAATCATACGTATGTGATGAATCAACGAATCGGTCAGTTGAAGAAAGTAAAATATCATACGATGACACCACCTGAAACAACCGTTTCTCGTTATGCTCCAGATCGTGAGGCATTACATGATACACTTGTGCAATTTTTTGAATCGATGCCTGAAACAGTATATTCAAAGCAATTGTTTGATGAAATTGACCGCATGATACAACAGTCAGAGTCATGGGTGGATGTTTTTAAACAAATGATCCAATTGTGCTTTGGTGAACGCGGTATTTTATTGATAGATGCACAAGATACTGCATTGAGAAATTTAGAGATGCCTTTATTGAAAGAAATTATCCAGCGACATGAAGAAGTAGATCAAGCTTTTCGTAATGCTCAAAGCCAGACGACTGAAGCAGGCCTAACAGCAATGATTCAAACGGATACGAATGTCCATCTTTTTCTTCATGAAGAGGATCAACGTCAATTACTTTCATATGTAGATGGGGAATTTAAGTTAAGTAAGAGTGATAAAACTTATTCAAGAGAGGCATTGTTATCACTTGTAGATGAAGCACCTGAACGCTTTTCAAATAATGTTGTCACACGACCTCTAATGGAGGAATGGCTATTTAATACAGTTGCCTTTATAGGTGGACCAAGTGAAATTAAATACTGGGCAGAATTAAAAGGTGTGTTTGAATTATTTGATGTTCAAATGCCAATCGTTTTACCACGTATGAGAATGACTTATTTAACATCAAATACTGAAAAATTATTAAAGAAATATGATTTAACATTAGAAGAAGTGATGGAAACGGGCACACAATCGGCACGAGACCGTTTTATTCGTGCGAATGCGTCAGAAGTAGTGCTTGAACAAATTGAAAAAATGCATGAAACGCAGCAAGCATTTTATGAAACAGTAACTGCAGAAATGTCTGATACAGAAGATAATAAAAATTTAGTGAAGAAAAACCAAGAGATTCAAATGTATCAATTGGAATACCTTAAGTCACGTTACTTAAATAATATTGCAAGAGAAAATGAAATTAGTATGCGTCATTTTGAAGTGTTAACACAAACACTTCATCCAATGGGTGGTTTACAAGAGCGTGTATGGAATCCATTACAAATTTTGAACGAAAATGGGTTAAATGTGTATGC